A stretch of the Neofelis nebulosa isolate mNeoNeb1 chromosome 1, mNeoNeb1.pri, whole genome shotgun sequence genome encodes the following:
- the LOC131510272 gene encoding LOW QUALITY PROTEIN: small ribosomal subunit protein eS1-like (The sequence of the model RefSeq protein was modified relative to this genomic sequence to represent the inferred CDS: inserted 1 base in 1 codon), which produces MLMSKAILDEFKIDIALLAPWLSARTKRLMKGSKKGAKKKVVDPFSKKGWCDVKVPAMFNIRNIRKTLVTRTQATKITSDDLKDHVFEVSLADLQNDEVAFRKFKLITEDVQGKNCXNFCGMDLTHDKMCSMVKKCQIMIEAPVNVNTANGYLLHLFCVAFTTKRNIQIWKTCYAHHQQIHQIWKKMMEIMTQEVQTNDLKKVVNKLIPDSIGNDIEKICQSIYPLHDVFIRKVKMLTKPNFELGKLMELHDEGSSSGKTTGSETGTKVEQADGYEPPAQESV; this is translated from the exons ATGTTGATGTCCAAAGCCATATTGGATGAATTTAAAATAGACATAGCACTTTTGGCTCCCTGGTTGTCAGCAAGAACCAAGCGCCTTATGAAAGGCAGCAAAAAAGGAGCCAAGAAGAAAGTGGTTGATCCATTTTCAAAGAAAGGTTGGTGTGATGTAAAAGTGCCAGCTATGTTTAATATAAGAAATATCAGAAAAACACTAGTCACAAGAACTCAAGCAACCAAAATCACATCCGATGACCTTAAGGATCATGTTTTCGAAGTGAGCCTTGCTGATCTGCAGAATGATGAAGTTGCATTTAGAAAGTTCAAGCTAATTACTGAAGATGTTCAAGGCAAAAACT CTAATTTCTGTGGCATGGATCTTACCCATGACAAAATGTGCTCCATGGTCAAAAAATGTCAGATCATGATTGAAGCTCCTGTTAATGTCAATACTGCCAATGGTTATTTGCTTCATCTCTTTTGTGTTGCTTTTACTACTAAACGCAACATTCAGATTTGGAAGACCTGTTATGCTCACCACCAACAAATCCACCAAATTTGGAAAAAGATGATGGAAATCATGACCCAAGAGGTGCAGACAAATGACTTGAAAAAAGTGGTCAATAAATTGATTCCAGACAGCATCGGGAATGACATAGAAAAGATTTGTCAGTCTATTTATCCACTCCATGATGTCTtcattagaaaagtaaaaatgctgACAAAACCTAACTTTGAACTGGGAAAGCTCATGGAGCTTCATGATGAAGGTAGTAGTTCTGGAAAAACTACTGGGAGTGAGACTGGTACTAAAGTTGAACAAGCTGATGGATATGAGCCACCAGCCCAAGAATCTGTTTAA